Proteins found in one Halogeometricum rufum genomic segment:
- a CDS encoding serine hydrolase domain-containing protein has product MPTSLSRRRFLSRSTAVGAGTVVAASGLSRAESNAETGRDDGIESVVERAAERALSDHDAGGLAVAVVEDGDVALTGGYGHAFRSEDVPVRADETLFRVGSVSKVATWTAAMQLVDADRVDAGASVNDYLDAVTVPRADYEPVALEHLATHTPGFEVRGWGDAVRDPAYVRPLAESVSTDVPTRVRPPGELPQYTNYAAALAGQLVADVRGRSFGASVEATVFDPLGMTNSTFRPAPSGLVPADGTAVADVVDFYSDVAPASGLHTTAGDMVRLLQAHLNGGVADGERILSADAVAEMHRRWYAPHERMDGMAFGLFEQSRGDARLVRHGGSVPSFAAEFSLRPETGSGLFVVAHGPEASDAKQEVVDAILDRIAPVESGGARPTPSAMPERADELAGRYRSVNTADNATSEKLVFGLLTGQPIDVRVADDGTLVTEQGDSVDRWVEVEPLLFEHVETDEMLLFSDDGGEVSHLLRGLSAHERIGYLERLSVQGWLATLAAVTALTGLVGWPLARGWRRVRGGGSPPPSATRARWVAGAGVGGLVLFVVATTLAVVAVTTMDRPTLFNRPPEWFEAVFVVPTLGAVATLVAVGLGARAWHRSEWSLGARVHYALVVAGTVVLYGLLHYWNLLAV; this is encoded by the coding sequence ATGCCCACCTCACTCTCCCGACGACGGTTCCTCTCGCGTTCCACCGCGGTCGGAGCCGGTACCGTCGTCGCCGCCAGCGGTCTGTCACGAGCCGAATCGAACGCCGAAACCGGTCGAGACGACGGAATCGAGTCGGTCGTCGAGCGGGCGGCCGAGCGCGCGCTGTCTGACCACGACGCCGGCGGCCTGGCCGTCGCCGTGGTCGAGGACGGTGACGTCGCCCTCACGGGCGGGTACGGCCACGCGTTCCGGAGCGAAGACGTCCCCGTTCGGGCCGACGAGACGCTCTTTCGCGTCGGCTCCGTCTCGAAAGTCGCGACGTGGACGGCGGCGATGCAACTGGTCGACGCCGACAGGGTCGACGCGGGCGCGTCGGTGAACGACTACCTCGACGCCGTCACCGTCCCGCGGGCGGACTACGAACCCGTCGCGCTCGAACATCTCGCGACGCACACCCCGGGGTTCGAGGTTCGGGGCTGGGGCGACGCCGTCAGAGACCCCGCGTACGTCCGCCCCCTCGCCGAGTCGGTTTCCACGGACGTTCCGACGCGCGTCAGGCCGCCGGGCGAACTCCCGCAGTACACCAACTACGCCGCCGCACTCGCGGGTCAGTTGGTGGCCGACGTGCGGGGTCGGTCGTTCGGCGCGTCCGTCGAGGCGACGGTGTTCGACCCCCTCGGGATGACGAACAGCACGTTTCGGCCGGCCCCGTCGGGACTCGTTCCGGCCGACGGGACGGCCGTGGCGGACGTCGTGGACTTCTACTCCGACGTGGCACCGGCGTCGGGACTGCACACCACCGCCGGCGACATGGTGCGGTTGCTGCAGGCGCACTTGAACGGCGGCGTCGCGGACGGCGAGCGAATCCTCTCGGCCGACGCCGTCGCGGAGATGCACCGGCGGTGGTACGCGCCGCACGAGCGGATGGACGGGATGGCGTTCGGCCTGTTCGAGCAGTCTCGCGGCGACGCGCGACTGGTCCGACACGGCGGCTCCGTTCCGAGTTTCGCCGCCGAGTTCTCGCTGCGCCCCGAAACCGGGAGCGGCCTGTTCGTCGTCGCGCACGGTCCCGAGGCGTCGGACGCCAAGCAGGAAGTGGTCGACGCGATACTCGACCGGATTGCCCCCGTCGAGTCTGGCGGTGCGCGACCCACTCCTTCGGCGATGCCCGAACGCGCGGACGAACTCGCCGGTCGCTACCGCTCCGTGAACACGGCCGACAACGCCACGAGCGAGAAACTCGTGTTCGGACTCCTCACCGGCCAGCCGATAGACGTCCGCGTCGCGGACGACGGCACTCTCGTCACGGAACAGGGTGACAGCGTCGACAGGTGGGTCGAAGTCGAACCGCTGCTGTTCGAACACGTCGAGACGGACGAGATGCTCCTGTTCAGCGACGACGGGGGAGAAGTGAGTCACCTGTTGCGCGGTCTGTCCGCGCACGAGCGAATCGGCTACCTCGAACGGCTCTCCGTGCAGGGGTGGCTGGCGACACTGGCGGCGGTGACCGCGCTGACGGGGCTGGTGGGGTGGCCCCTCGCGCGTGGCTGGCGTCGGGTCCGCGGCGGCGGGTCCCCGCCGCCGTCGGCGACGCGGGCGCGGTGGGTCGCCGGTGCCGGCGTCGGCGGACTGGTGCTGTTCGTCGTCGCGACGACGCTCGCCGTCGTCGCCGTGACGACGATGGACCGGCCGACGCTGTTCAACCGACCTCCCGAGTGGTTCGAGGCCGTCTTCGTCGTCCCGACGCTCGGAGCGGTTGCGACGCTCGTCGCCGTCGGCCTCGGGGCGCGCGCTTGGCACCGGAGCGAGTGGTCGCTCGGGGCTCGCGTCCACTACGCCCTCGTCGTCGCCGGGACGGTGGTCCTCTACGGCCTGCTGCACTACTGGAATCTCCTGGCGGTCTGA
- the fdhF gene encoding formate dehydrogenase subunit alpha codes for MADSEDREFEARQTICPFCGVGCALAYDPKNGKATGREGPVNARGELCPKGVAAFDVVDHDDRLTKPLVREHGRFVTAPWEEAFDRIEAAFGDIVAEHGPDALTFFASSNCTNEENYVLQKLARMLGTNSVDNCARLCHSSTVAAMGERFGAGAMTNSMADLREADAYLVVGANPAENHPITFQSYLAPAIKSGTTLIHVDPRANATTKQADHHLPVRPGYDIPLLNAMAKVVVEEGLTDEAFLDERVEGYDALRAFLDDVDVDRNADLAGVDADELRAAARAYASVERGAIFTGMGMSQHHCGTDNVHALLNLALLTGNVGKPGSGVNPLRGQNNVQGAGDVGALPNVLPGYRPVTDEDARERLAAEWGIEPPPMPGLTEVEATHAFGDEVRGAFVLGENPAMTEPNANRVREQFERLDFLVVQDLFRTETAEHADVVLPGSAWAERGGTVTNTDRQVQRMRPNGDPPGDARPDLDVLCELGARLVDADAFDYDGPEAVFEELTRVTPQYAGMSYDGIGAGSQRWPFPEGAEEGTAVLHRETFGTGEKRAELRVVEHVDPVDSVDDDELVLTTGRVLQHFNSGALSRRSGILVRLRGEDVLQIHPDDAAARGIEDGDEVRVSNDRGTVTVEADVTPGIRHGTVFATFHYADPLVNVLTGDTLDPVAKIPEYKHSAVRVSVERADESGEPADESGAATGTD; via the coding sequence ATGGCCGATTCCGAAGACAGGGAGTTCGAGGCGCGACAGACCATCTGTCCGTTCTGCGGCGTCGGGTGCGCACTCGCGTACGACCCGAAAAACGGGAAGGCGACGGGACGAGAGGGGCCGGTGAACGCGCGCGGCGAACTCTGCCCGAAGGGGGTGGCGGCGTTCGACGTCGTGGACCACGACGACCGGTTGACGAAACCGCTCGTTCGCGAACACGGCCGGTTCGTCACCGCCCCGTGGGAGGAGGCGTTCGACCGCATCGAGGCGGCGTTCGGCGACATCGTCGCGGAACACGGGCCGGACGCGCTGACCTTCTTCGCCTCCTCGAACTGCACGAACGAGGAGAACTACGTCCTCCAGAAACTCGCGCGCATGCTCGGCACGAACAGCGTGGACAACTGCGCGCGCCTCTGTCACTCCTCCACCGTCGCCGCGATGGGCGAACGGTTCGGCGCGGGGGCGATGACGAACTCGATGGCGGACCTGAGGGAGGCGGACGCCTACCTCGTCGTCGGCGCCAACCCGGCCGAGAACCACCCCATCACCTTCCAGTCGTACCTCGCGCCCGCCATCAAGTCGGGGACGACGCTGATACACGTCGACCCGCGGGCGAACGCGACGACCAAGCAGGCGGACCACCACCTCCCGGTCAGACCGGGCTACGACATCCCCCTGCTGAACGCGATGGCGAAGGTGGTCGTCGAGGAGGGACTGACCGACGAGGCGTTCCTCGACGAACGCGTCGAGGGGTACGACGCGCTACGCGCGTTCCTCGACGACGTGGACGTGGACCGGAACGCGGACCTGGCCGGCGTCGACGCCGACGAACTGCGCGCGGCGGCGCGCGCGTACGCGAGTGTCGAACGCGGTGCCATCTTCACCGGGATGGGGATGAGCCAGCACCACTGCGGGACTGACAACGTCCACGCCCTCCTCAACCTCGCACTCCTGACCGGGAACGTCGGAAAGCCGGGGTCCGGGGTGAACCCGCTCCGCGGGCAGAACAACGTTCAGGGCGCGGGCGACGTGGGCGCACTGCCGAACGTCCTCCCCGGCTACCGGCCGGTGACGGACGAGGACGCGCGGGAACGACTGGCCGCGGAGTGGGGCATCGAACCCCCGCCGATGCCGGGGTTGACGGAGGTGGAGGCGACGCACGCGTTCGGCGACGAGGTGCGCGGCGCGTTCGTCCTCGGCGAGAACCCGGCGATGACGGAACCGAACGCGAACCGCGTCAGAGAGCAGTTCGAACGCCTCGACTTCCTCGTGGTGCAGGACCTGTTCCGCACGGAGACGGCCGAACACGCCGACGTGGTGCTTCCGGGGAGCGCGTGGGCCGAACGCGGCGGGACCGTCACGAACACCGACCGACAGGTCCAGCGGATGCGACCGAACGGCGACCCGCCGGGCGACGCCCGACCGGACCTCGACGTCCTCTGCGAACTCGGCGCGCGACTGGTCGACGCCGACGCGTTCGACTACGACGGTCCCGAGGCGGTGTTCGAGGAGTTGACTCGCGTGACGCCGCAGTACGCGGGGATGTCGTACGACGGCATCGGCGCCGGGAGCCAGCGGTGGCCGTTCCCCGAGGGCGCCGAGGAGGGCACCGCTGTCCTCCACCGGGAGACGTTCGGCACCGGCGAGAAACGGGCCGAACTGCGGGTCGTCGAACACGTCGACCCGGTGGACTCCGTCGACGACGACGAACTCGTCCTGACGACCGGTCGGGTCCTCCAGCACTTCAACAGCGGGGCGCTCAGCCGTCGGTCGGGCATCCTCGTCCGTCTCCGCGGCGAGGACGTTCTCCAGATTCACCCCGACGACGCCGCCGCGCGCGGCATCGAGGACGGCGACGAAGTCCGCGTCAGCAACGACCGAGGGACGGTGACCGTCGAAGCGGACGTGACCCCCGGCATCAGGCACGGGACGGTGTTCGCGACGTTCCACTACGCCGACCCGCTGGTGAACGTCCTCACCGGCGACACGCTCGACCCGGTGGCGAAGATTCCCGAGTACAAACACTCGGCCGTCCGCGTCAGCGTCGAACGCGCGGACGAGTCCGGCGAACCCGCCGACGAGTCGGGGGCGGCGACGGGGACTGATTGA
- a CDS encoding pyridoxamine 5'-phosphate oxidase family protein, producing the protein MDHIQFVYTFGMEESEVEERLRSEVAGVLSLADDGTAYGVPVHHYYDGESLYFRLGDDDHSKKLSFVETTTEASFVLFGVEEPESWSVLVAGTLRRLTGEEREAFDAAEINEDFGPFRVFDEAVDEVELELFEMEISSVTGRQTGR; encoded by the coding sequence ATGGACCACATTCAATTCGTATACACGTTCGGGATGGAGGAATCGGAGGTGGAGGAGCGACTCCGCTCGGAGGTGGCCGGAGTGCTGTCGTTGGCCGACGACGGGACGGCGTACGGCGTCCCCGTCCACCACTACTACGACGGCGAGTCGCTCTACTTCAGACTCGGCGACGACGACCACAGCAAGAAGCTGTCGTTCGTGGAGACGACGACGGAGGCGTCGTTCGTCCTCTTCGGCGTCGAGGAACCGGAGTCGTGGAGCGTCCTCGTCGCGGGGACGCTCAGGAGACTGACCGGCGAAGAACGGGAAGCGTTCGACGCGGCCGAGATAAACGAGGACTTCGGGCCGTTTCGGGTGTTCGACGAAGCGGTGGACGAGGTGGAACTCGAACTCTTCGAGATGGAGATATCGTCCGTCACCGGGCGGCAGACGGGGAGGTAA
- a CDS encoding S8 family serine peptidase, whose protein sequence is MENETRERRPDGVSAAERAYGQPVVVKFRDDVTIPYEDAVEDVVERRGIGPWSDVEAKFPGVSLRKLLRALDSKEITRLVRRATKADPTYRPPNLLTYFVAECPVGRDPLELARELEDWSTVETAYVPGEPIPASVTVQYQDDPFFTAQQFLEAAPTGIGAIVHPSARDTVATGAWAVPGGDGQGSTVRFVDIEHGWKFDHTDLNLTESALLAGENAPVLNPDDATEPAARVEAINHGTAVLGVVAGRDNDQAVLGVVPELDSVEAISAKNIADINEDDAGGLTDALLVAAKELRFGDVLLIELSPLLIDTSEGNYKLSPAEAQRHNFDAIRLCTALGIVVVEAAGNGIPGGDTGVDLDTLSSLLQIDGETPLVEVELNRDAPTFEDSGAILVGACKDPLFPAVSGARARADFSNYGSRIDCFAWGRDVTTLGVEGETPESVTDRVFTDFSGTSSASAIVAGAAVSVQSMAEANLGYRFSPRHLRQILSRRPAPGAAPGEGNTPSFDPTVDRIGVMPNLQWISEEVLNTEPDPFLRDHVGDTGDPHDHPTLWRSPDVFVRHDASADPQTEFGTGENVDSDSLGSLVVSGQDHYVYVRIDNRGPVDARDVTATVYYCEPSTLMWGHLWADNEIGTVTVSNVPADDETLTVAGPIEWDEADLPEAGHYCFVALIGSEADPAPEPTDFDTMENYRRFVSERNNVAWRNFNVVSNAPAAGFSFVRLPFFIAGGRRENVRTRLSIDAALPKGSRAFIQLPRENAAKMDEHLGGATVEGEDGDVRIPVNPHGRTTFGETTLPIGSRARATLLVDVPKEHRRGSFEVSARQLYGDEEVGRVTWRLAPETSA, encoded by the coding sequence ATGGAAAACGAGACGCGAGAGCGACGGCCGGACGGCGTGAGTGCAGCGGAACGAGCGTACGGACAACCCGTCGTGGTGAAGTTCCGCGACGACGTGACGATTCCCTACGAGGACGCCGTCGAGGACGTCGTCGAAAGACGCGGCATCGGTCCGTGGAGCGACGTCGAGGCGAAGTTCCCCGGCGTGAGCCTCCGGAAACTCCTTCGTGCGCTCGACTCGAAGGAGATTACTCGATTAGTTCGACGAGCGACGAAGGCCGACCCGACGTACCGTCCTCCCAACCTCCTCACGTACTTCGTGGCGGAGTGTCCGGTCGGACGCGACCCGTTGGAGTTAGCACGGGAACTCGAGGATTGGAGTACGGTCGAGACGGCTTACGTCCCGGGAGAGCCGATTCCGGCTTCCGTCACCGTTCAGTACCAGGACGACCCGTTCTTCACTGCACAGCAGTTCCTCGAAGCGGCCCCGACGGGCATCGGTGCAATCGTCCACCCCTCCGCTCGAGACACCGTCGCGACAGGCGCGTGGGCCGTCCCGGGCGGCGACGGTCAGGGGAGCACCGTTCGATTCGTCGACATCGAACACGGCTGGAAGTTCGATCACACCGATTTAAACCTCACCGAGAGCGCACTCCTTGCAGGCGAGAACGCGCCGGTGTTGAACCCCGACGACGCGACCGAACCGGCGGCCCGAGTCGAGGCGATAAACCACGGGACGGCCGTTCTCGGCGTCGTCGCCGGTCGGGACAACGACCAGGCGGTCCTCGGCGTCGTCCCGGAACTCGACTCCGTCGAAGCGATTTCGGCGAAGAACATCGCCGACATCAACGAAGACGACGCGGGTGGCCTCACCGACGCACTGCTCGTCGCCGCGAAGGAACTCCGATTCGGTGACGTTCTGCTCATCGAACTGAGTCCGTTGCTCATCGACACGAGTGAGGGCAACTACAAGCTCTCGCCGGCGGAGGCCCAACGACACAACTTCGACGCGATTCGCCTCTGTACGGCGCTGGGAATCGTCGTCGTCGAAGCGGCCGGAAACGGTATTCCCGGCGGCGACACCGGGGTCGATCTGGACACGCTCAGTTCGTTGCTGCAAATCGACGGCGAGACGCCTCTCGTCGAGGTCGAACTGAACCGAGACGCGCCGACGTTCGAGGACTCGGGCGCTATCCTAGTGGGCGCCTGTAAGGACCCCCTCTTCCCCGCGGTCAGTGGTGCGCGCGCCCGGGCGGACTTCTCCAACTACGGAAGCCGGATCGACTGCTTCGCGTGGGGGAGAGACGTGACCACGCTCGGCGTCGAAGGGGAGACTCCCGAGTCAGTGACCGACCGTGTCTTCACCGACTTTAGCGGGACCTCGTCGGCGTCGGCCATCGTCGCCGGTGCGGCGGTGTCCGTCCAGAGCATGGCCGAGGCGAACCTGGGATACCGGTTCAGCCCCCGCCATCTGCGCCAGATTCTGAGTCGACGGCCTGCGCCCGGCGCGGCCCCCGGCGAGGGGAACACGCCCTCGTTCGACCCGACGGTCGACCGCATCGGGGTCATGCCGAACCTGCAGTGGATTTCCGAGGAGGTCCTCAACACCGAACCGGACCCGTTCCTCCGGGACCACGTCGGCGACACCGGCGACCCGCACGACCATCCGACTCTCTGGCGCAGCCCAGACGTCTTCGTCCGACACGACGCCTCCGCCGACCCGCAGACGGAGTTCGGCACCGGCGAGAACGTCGACAGCGACTCGCTCGGGTCGCTGGTCGTCTCCGGGCAGGACCACTACGTCTACGTCCGCATCGACAACCGCGGACCGGTCGACGCGAGGGACGTGACCGCGACGGTGTACTACTGCGAACCGTCGACGCTCATGTGGGGCCATCTGTGGGCCGACAACGAAATCGGGACCGTCACCGTCTCGAACGTCCCCGCGGACGACGAGACGCTGACGGTGGCCGGTCCGATCGAGTGGGACGAAGCTGACCTTCCCGAGGCGGGCCACTACTGCTTCGTGGCGCTGATCGGGTCCGAGGCGGACCCCGCGCCGGAACCGACGGACTTCGATACGATGGAGAATTACAGGCGGTTCGTCAGCGAACGCAACAACGTCGCGTGGCGCAACTTCAACGTCGTCTCGAACGCGCCCGCGGCCGGGTTCTCGTTCGTCCGGTTGCCGTTCTTCATCGCCGGCGGGCGGCGCGAGAACGTACGGACGCGGTTATCGATAGACGCGGCCCTTCCCAAGGGGTCCCGCGCGTTCATCCAACTCCCCCGCGAGAACGCCGCGAAGATGGACGAACACCTCGGAGGCGCGACGGTCGAAGGTGAGGATGGAGACGTCCGAATCCCGGTGAATCCGCACGGCCGGACGACGTTCGGCGAGACGACGCTGCCAATCGGCTCTCGGGCGAGGGCGACGCTCTTGGTCGACGTCCCGAAGGAACACCGCCGCGGGTCGTTCGAGGTTTCCGCCCGCCAACTGTACGGTGACGAGGAAGTCGGACGCGTCACTTGGCGGCTAGCCCCCGAGACGAGCGCGTAA
- a CDS encoding ParA family protein: MSGPAKLCVSNQKGGVGKTTIAINVAGAINERGHDVLFVDLDPQGNATENLGLMEAYDDEPPTLFDCLTDPETREAVTDIVREHEEMDVIPSNIDMTAAEPELTLSRRSGEQLALVLREVEDDYDYVIVDCPPNLGNLMDNALFATQNVLIPALAESTSKRAFELLFDHVDALEYDYEIDIEDCGVVVNRIDVRKKQAREMVEWINAAFDDVPVWQVRERADVQKALDAGVSLLQYNPDCDMCEVFRDVAAGLDDQFGLEEPEVEA, encoded by the coding sequence ATGAGTGGTCCGGCAAAACTCTGCGTCTCGAACCAGAAGGGTGGGGTGGGAAAGACGACTATCGCCATCAACGTGGCGGGCGCGATAAACGAACGCGGCCACGACGTGTTGTTCGTCGACTTGGACCCGCAGGGCAACGCGACGGAGAACCTCGGTCTGATGGAGGCGTACGACGACGAACCGCCGACGCTGTTCGACTGTCTCACGGACCCCGAGACGCGGGAGGCGGTGACCGACATCGTCCGGGAACACGAGGAGATGGACGTCATCCCCTCGAACATCGACATGACGGCCGCCGAGCCGGAACTGACGCTCTCGCGACGAAGCGGCGAACAGTTGGCGCTGGTCCTCCGCGAGGTGGAAGACGACTACGACTACGTCATCGTCGACTGTCCGCCGAACCTGGGTAACCTGATGGACAACGCCCTGTTCGCCACGCAGAACGTCCTCATCCCCGCTCTCGCCGAGTCCACTTCCAAGCGCGCGTTCGAACTACTCTTCGACCACGTGGACGCGTTGGAGTACGACTACGAGATAGACATCGAGGACTGCGGCGTCGTCGTCAACCGCATCGACGTGCGGAAGAAACAGGCCCGCGAGATGGTCGAGTGGATCAACGCCGCGTTCGACGACGTGCCGGTGTGGCAGGTTCGCGAACGCGCGGACGTCCAGAAGGCACTCGACGCCGGCGTCTCCCTCCTCCAGTACAACCCCGACTGCGACATGTGCGAGGTGTTCCGGGACGTCGCCGCCGGTCTAGACGACCAGTTCGGTCTGGAGGAACCGGAGGTCGAAGCATGA
- a CDS encoding ATP-binding protein codes for MIVGGRTEDVAYLCADGSVRQGYRLGDARPLRTLGRIQYAWDRTTDDGQIREYVTTAGFLVRDGQLSAANVAATLHFERVLDVEHVEEFVEACETRGEEISSEAAANCDPAKLRGHAADAVEFVNNAARGAAEHRYWDWDRAQTPIGRNGRFVQSLPDGFHADLRDALETEFGWASHADATVLANLTPRRVRGVVRFQRGDQKQPTTPDDVTDEMSEAVRPAGEDDEHGEAEQWLCEPDTTFDDVAAMHEVKDRLRQTVLHPLRDPELFEEYGVGTINGILLHGPPGTGKTYVSRALAGELDRPFLRITPANVTSKFVGESADNVAEVFEVARRHQPSIVFIDELDALGTDRSATHNTQSERQMQNQLLLELADLEADDVVVIGATNKLDELDEALTRTGRFDEWIAVPLPNAESRLSMLLHHLRDRPTDIDEADLGEFATLTEGFSASDIESIANEAARRAIDETYDTGTRQPIAARHVRAAVEATDSHTDRTVSRSRDSGDGVDVADDGTEESDRHPQMSL; via the coding sequence GTGATAGTAGGGGGGCGAACCGAAGACGTGGCGTATCTCTGCGCGGACGGGTCCGTGAGGCAGGGATACCGACTCGGAGACGCGCGGCCGTTGCGGACGCTCGGTCGAATCCAGTACGCGTGGGACCGGACGACGGACGACGGACAGATTCGCGAGTACGTCACCACCGCGGGGTTCCTCGTCCGAGACGGGCAGTTGTCCGCCGCGAACGTCGCCGCGACGCTCCACTTCGAACGGGTGCTCGACGTCGAACACGTCGAGGAGTTCGTCGAGGCGTGCGAGACGCGTGGCGAGGAGATTAGCTCGGAAGCGGCCGCGAACTGCGACCCGGCGAAACTTCGCGGACACGCCGCCGACGCCGTCGAGTTCGTCAACAACGCCGCTCGCGGGGCGGCGGAACATCGGTACTGGGACTGGGACCGGGCGCAGACGCCCATCGGCCGAAATGGCCGGTTCGTCCAGAGCCTCCCGGACGGGTTCCACGCGGACCTGCGCGACGCACTCGAAACCGAGTTCGGCTGGGCCTCCCACGCCGACGCCACGGTCCTCGCGAACCTGACGCCGAGACGCGTCCGCGGCGTCGTTCGGTTCCAGCGGGGCGACCAGAAGCAGCCGACGACGCCCGACGACGTGACCGACGAGATGTCCGAGGCGGTCCGACCCGCCGGCGAAGACGACGAACACGGGGAGGCCGAACAGTGGCTGTGCGAACCCGATACGACGTTCGACGACGTCGCCGCGATGCACGAGGTGAAAGACCGCTTGCGGCAGACGGTGTTGCACCCGCTTCGGGACCCAGAACTGTTCGAGGAGTACGGCGTCGGAACGATAAACGGGATACTCCTCCACGGCCCGCCGGGAACGGGGAAGACGTACGTGAGCCGTGCGCTCGCGGGCGAACTCGACCGACCGTTCCTCCGGATCACGCCTGCAAACGTGACGAGCAAGTTCGTCGGCGAGAGCGCGGACAACGTCGCGGAGGTGTTCGAAGTCGCCCGCAGACACCAGCCGAGTATCGTCTTCATCGACGAACTCGACGCACTCGGGACCGACCGGAGCGCGACGCACAACACGCAGAGTGAACGGCAGATGCAGAATCAGCTCCTGCTGGAGTTGGCGGACTTGGAGGCCGACGACGTCGTCGTCATCGGCGCGACGAACAAACTCGACGAGTTGGACGAGGCACTCACCCGAACGGGTCGCTTCGACGAGTGGATCGCCGTCCCCCTCCCGAACGCGGAGTCGAGGCTGTCGATGCTGTTGCACCACCTCCGGGACCGACCGACAGACATCGACGAAGCCGATTTAGGTGAGTTCGCCACGCTGACGGAAGGCTTCAGCGCGAGCGACATCGAATCCATCGCGAACGAGGCGGCGAGACGCGCTATCGACGAGACGTACGACACCGGAACTCGGCAACCGATAGCCGCGCGCCACGTTCGCGCCGCCGTCGAAGCCACCGACTCCCACACCGACCGAACGGTGAGTCGGTCGAGGGATTCGGGCGACGGCGTCGACGTGGCCGACGACGGTACCGAGGAGTCCGACAGACACCCCCAGATGTCGCTGTAG
- a CDS encoding acyl-CoA thioesterase → MPTVTDTYLLNRERVQPDDTNNYDSAHGGNVMKWMDEVGAMSAMRHAGKTCVTAHVARLDFDRPIPRGETCVVEAYAYAAGRTSVRVRIRAYREDPTTGERELTTQSYFVFVAVDKSMRPTEVPEIAVETDRDRELREEALADEPSR, encoded by the coding sequence GTGCCCACAGTCACCGACACCTACCTGTTGAACCGCGAACGGGTCCAACCCGACGACACGAACAACTACGACTCCGCACACGGGGGGAACGTGATGAAGTGGATGGACGAGGTGGGCGCGATGTCGGCGATGCGACACGCCGGGAAGACGTGCGTGACAGCACACGTCGCCCGCCTCGACTTCGACCGGCCCATCCCGCGCGGCGAGACGTGCGTCGTGGAGGCGTACGCGTACGCCGCCGGACGGACCAGCGTCCGCGTCCGCATCCGCGCGTACCGCGAGGACCCCACGACCGGCGAACGAGAACTGACGACCCAATCGTACTTCGTCTTCGTCGCCGTCGACAAGTCGATGCGACCGACCGAGGTCCCCGAAATCGCGGTCGAGACTGACCGGGACCGAGAACTCCGCGAGGAGGCACTCGCCGACGAACCGAGTCGGTAA